One window of Trinickia caryophylli genomic DNA carries:
- a CDS encoding TonB-dependent siderophore receptor has protein sequence MKTAVIRHAPSFRRKPGPARLIASLLFAAGHAGLVCAQTTTNADETSAAAKGVLPAVKVTAGAVTDPGQHLRTEVTSGALGARSQLDTPFSTTVVTNEQLADQQTYKLGDVFIGDASVTDNSGAYSAWASYMTVRGMQLDWQTGYRIDGMPFIAYGITMPYEQLDRVELLKGLTGFMYGFGAPGGVVNYVTKKPTETVRSVDIGYRNNGVWSEHADLGGRFGPDDMFGARLNVTHEDGKTYNNGNVRRDTVSLSLDGHLTRDLSVSFGALYQNRHTDGQTPSIYTGSLPGGSLPSTISAGNSNLAGNDQYLNTNLQLYTAGVRYQLSPDWAFSSTFSYSQVSRERNESTLYLLDSAGNYSDARWNGKEGHQFSLWQGMFEGKVKTGPFSHDLVLGAAWQRQTNDYARNSTFATLGAGNLYSSDPYRYYSPGGLETYRDSDITQKSLFASDTMHLTSRLSVLAGLRYTNYQQNSYTTSGALSSSYDQSGVLTPTFAVMYKLDPQTTLYASYVESLEQGARVGDTYANAGQLLRPLRSRQYELGIKTERSRWSASAAVFRIERGAEYANASNVYVQDGESIFQGVEAGGALRLGRDWRVSGDLMLLDSWYAKGSAYNGNRVAGAPTFVAAGRIAYTVPYLPGLQVGVDAKFTGNTQLRAAGDLKVPGFLLVNLGASYMTRIGGHDVTLRAALDNVLNRRYWEFQYADYVKPGDPRTISLNAKIDF, from the coding sequence ATGAAGACCGCCGTCATCCGTCACGCTCCCTCTTTTCGCCGCAAGCCGGGTCCCGCCCGGCTCATCGCTTCACTGTTGTTCGCCGCCGGGCACGCGGGCCTCGTTTGCGCGCAAACGACGACGAACGCCGACGAGACATCCGCTGCGGCGAAAGGGGTGCTGCCCGCCGTCAAAGTAACCGCCGGCGCGGTGACGGATCCCGGGCAGCACCTGCGCACGGAGGTGACGAGCGGCGCGCTCGGCGCCCGCTCGCAACTCGACACGCCCTTCTCCACCACGGTCGTGACGAACGAGCAGTTGGCCGACCAGCAGACCTACAAGCTCGGCGACGTATTCATCGGCGATGCTTCGGTGACGGACAACAGCGGCGCCTATAGTGCCTGGGCCAGCTACATGACCGTGCGAGGCATGCAGCTCGACTGGCAGACGGGCTATCGCATCGACGGTATGCCGTTCATCGCGTACGGCATCACGATGCCGTACGAGCAACTGGATCGCGTGGAGCTTCTGAAGGGCCTGACGGGCTTCATGTACGGATTCGGCGCGCCGGGCGGCGTCGTCAACTACGTGACCAAGAAGCCCACGGAAACGGTTCGAAGCGTCGACATCGGTTACCGGAACAACGGCGTGTGGAGCGAGCATGCCGATCTGGGCGGGCGCTTCGGTCCCGACGATATGTTCGGCGCGCGCCTGAACGTGACGCACGAGGACGGCAAGACCTACAACAATGGCAACGTCCGACGCGATACGGTGTCGCTCTCGCTCGACGGGCACCTGACGCGCGACTTGTCGGTGAGCTTCGGCGCGCTTTATCAGAATCGGCACACCGATGGGCAGACGCCGTCAATCTATACGGGCTCGCTGCCGGGCGGGAGTCTGCCGTCGACCATCAGCGCCGGCAACAGCAACCTCGCCGGCAACGATCAGTATCTGAACACGAACCTGCAGCTCTACACGGCGGGTGTGCGCTATCAACTCTCGCCCGACTGGGCGTTCAGTTCGACGTTCAGCTACAGCCAGGTCTCGCGAGAGCGTAACGAGAGTACGCTCTATCTGCTCGATAGCGCCGGCAACTATTCCGATGCGCGCTGGAACGGCAAGGAAGGCCATCAGTTCAGCCTTTGGCAAGGCATGTTCGAAGGCAAGGTGAAGACGGGGCCGTTCTCGCACGACCTCGTGCTCGGTGCGGCATGGCAGCGGCAGACCAACGACTACGCCCGCAACTCGACGTTCGCAACCCTCGGCGCGGGCAATCTGTACTCGTCGGACCCTTATCGCTACTACAGCCCAGGCGGTCTCGAGACCTATCGCGATAGCGACATCACGCAAAAGTCGCTGTTCGCGAGCGACACGATGCACCTGACGAGCCGCCTGTCGGTGCTGGCCGGCCTGCGCTATACGAACTATCAGCAGAACTCGTACACGACATCGGGTGCGCTCAGTTCGTCCTACGACCAAAGCGGCGTACTCACGCCGACCTTCGCGGTCATGTACAAGCTCGACCCGCAGACGACGCTCTACGCGAGCTATGTCGAGTCGCTCGAACAAGGCGCGCGCGTGGGCGATACCTATGCGAACGCCGGTCAGCTGCTGAGGCCGCTGCGCAGCCGCCAGTACGAGCTCGGAATTAAGACCGAGCGCTCGCGCTGGAGCGCCTCGGCTGCCGTCTTTCGCATCGAGCGCGGCGCGGAATACGCCAACGCCAGCAACGTCTACGTTCAGGACGGCGAGTCGATCTTTCAGGGTGTCGAGGCTGGCGGGGCTTTGCGGCTCGGTCGCGACTGGCGCGTTTCCGGCGACCTGATGCTGCTCGACTCCTGGTACGCGAAGGGCTCCGCGTACAACGGCAACCGCGTGGCGGGCGCGCCCACCTTCGTGGCGGCCGGACGCATCGCCTATACGGTGCCTTACTTGCCGGGCCTGCAGGTTGGCGTCGACGCCAAGTTTACCGGCAACACGCAATTGCGGGCCGCCGGGGATCTGAAGGTACCCGGGTTCCTGCTCGTCAACCTCGGGGCGAGCTACATGACGCGTATCGGCGGACATGACGTGACGCTGCGCGCGGCGCTCGACAATGTCCTGAACCGCCGTTACTGGGAGTTCCAGTACGCCGACTACGTCAAGCCCGGCGATCCGCGTACGATCAGTCTGAACGCGAAGATCGATTTCTAG
- a CDS encoding thymidylate synthase has product MKQYLDLVRTILDTGAWQENRTGIRTISMPGAMMRFDLQEGFPAVTTKKLAFKSAIGELVGFLRASRSAADFRDLGCKVWDANANDNAEWLANPYREGPDDLGDIYGVQWRQWPAYKVLDAQAAACIEDARARGYRIVTQFEEAGQAKVLLYKAIDQLRQCLDTIMSRPTDRRILFHGWNPAALDEIALPACHLLYQFIPNVTRREISLCLYIRSNDVGLGTPFNLAEGAALLTLVGRLTGYTPRWFTYFIGDAHIYENQLDMLQRQLERTPLERPRLVIADRVPAYAETGRYEPEWLEKVEPADFSLVGYRHHEPLTAPMAV; this is encoded by the coding sequence ATGAAACAGTATCTCGACCTTGTCCGCACGATCCTCGATACGGGTGCGTGGCAGGAAAACCGCACGGGCATCCGTACGATCAGCATGCCCGGCGCGATGATGCGCTTCGACTTGCAGGAAGGCTTTCCTGCCGTCACGACGAAAAAGCTTGCGTTCAAGTCGGCGATCGGCGAGTTGGTGGGCTTTCTGCGCGCATCGCGCAGCGCCGCAGATTTTCGCGATCTCGGCTGCAAGGTGTGGGATGCGAACGCCAACGACAACGCCGAATGGCTCGCGAACCCGTATCGCGAAGGTCCGGACGATCTGGGCGACATCTACGGCGTGCAATGGCGTCAGTGGCCTGCCTACAAGGTGCTCGATGCGCAGGCCGCCGCGTGCATCGAGGACGCGCGCGCGCGTGGCTACCGGATCGTCACGCAGTTCGAGGAAGCAGGGCAGGCGAAGGTCCTGCTCTATAAGGCGATCGATCAATTGCGGCAATGCCTCGACACGATCATGAGCCGCCCCACCGATCGACGCATTCTTTTTCATGGCTGGAATCCCGCGGCGCTCGACGAGATCGCGCTTCCCGCCTGCCATCTGCTCTACCAGTTCATACCCAACGTCACGCGCCGCGAGATTTCGCTGTGCCTCTACATCCGCAGCAACGACGTGGGCCTCGGCACGCCGTTCAATCTCGCGGAAGGGGCGGCGCTGCTCACGCTCGTGGGGCGGCTGACGGGATACACGCCGCGTTGGTTCACCTATTTCATCGGCGATGCCCACATCTACGAGAACCAGCTCGATATGTTGCAGCGGCAACTCGAACGCACGCCGCTCGAGCGCCCCCGGCTCGTGATTGCCGACCGTGTTCCCGCCTATGCGGAGACTGGCCGCTACGAACCGGAGTGGCTCGAAAAGGTCGAGCCCGCCGATTTCTCGCTGGTGGGCTACCGCCATCACGAGCCGCTGACCGCGCCCATGGCCGTCTGA
- a CDS encoding ArsR/SmtB family transcription factor — translation MPPAHDHERDASHFPGLSRIGALLADPGRAAMLWALMDGSARPAGELTVIAGLSPSAASGHLARLTEGGLLSLEARGRHRYYRIATPEVATAIEALAHLAQASAPARPALRPARTVPLDLRFARTCYDHMAGELAVRLFDRLVARGWLAEHDGEIETTEAGNDVFARWGIDLARQRARRRRFACTCLDWSERRAHLGGALGAALFEHWCAQGCVEQTTRPRVLRITPAGHRSFEAILAP, via the coding sequence ATGCCCCCCGCCCATGACCACGAACGCGACGCCAGCCACTTCCCGGGGCTCTCGCGGATCGGCGCGCTGCTCGCCGATCCCGGGCGCGCAGCCATGCTATGGGCCCTGATGGACGGCAGCGCACGCCCCGCGGGCGAACTCACCGTCATTGCGGGATTATCGCCGTCGGCGGCGAGCGGGCACCTCGCGCGCCTCACCGAAGGCGGCCTGCTGTCGCTCGAGGCGCGCGGGCGGCACCGCTACTACCGGATTGCGACGCCCGAGGTCGCGACCGCAATCGAAGCCCTCGCCCATCTCGCGCAGGCCAGCGCGCCGGCACGGCCCGCGCTGCGGCCCGCGCGTACGGTGCCGCTCGATCTGCGCTTCGCGCGGACCTGCTATGACCACATGGCGGGCGAGCTCGCCGTGCGCCTCTTTGATCGGCTCGTCGCACGCGGCTGGCTCGCCGAACACGATGGCGAGATCGAGACGACCGAGGCGGGCAACGACGTCTTCGCGCGCTGGGGCATCGACCTCGCCCGCCAGCGCGCGCGGCGGCGGCGCTTCGCCTGTACCTGCCTCGACTGGAGCGAGCGGCGCGCGCATCTGGGCGGGGCACTTGGCGCCGCGCTTTTCGAGCACTGGTGCGCGCAGGGTTGCGTGGAGCAGACAACCAGGCCGCGCGTGCTGCGCATCACGCCCGCGGGGCATCGCAGCTTCGAAGCGATTCTCGCGCCCTAG
- a CDS encoding dihydrofolate reductase — MTTLTLIVARARNGVIGRDNQLPWRLPEDLAFFKRTTMGAPIIMGRKTHESIGRPLPGRRNIVVTRDAFRRFDGCETATSIDAALALAADAPEAFLIGGTELYRQAIGHADKLIVTEIDADFEGDATFPAPDPAQWHAVSHEPHRLEGADGFDYARVVYARVAAAR; from the coding sequence ATGACGACGTTGACCCTGATCGTCGCTCGCGCCCGCAACGGCGTGATCGGCCGCGACAACCAGCTACCCTGGCGCCTGCCCGAAGACCTCGCGTTCTTCAAGCGAACGACGATGGGCGCGCCGATCATCATGGGTCGCAAGACGCATGAGTCGATCGGCAGACCGCTGCCCGGCCGGCGCAATATCGTGGTGACGCGCGATGCATTCCGACGTTTCGACGGATGCGAGACCGCAACGAGCATCGACGCCGCGCTCGCCCTCGCAGCCGATGCCCCGGAGGCGTTTCTCATCGGCGGCACTGAGCTGTATCGGCAGGCGATCGGGCACGCAGACAAACTCATCGTGACCGAGATCGACGCCGATTTCGAGGGCGACGCGACGTTTCCCGCCCCCGATCCGGCACAGTGGCACGCCGTGTCGCACGAGCCGCACCGCCTCGAGGGCGCCGACGGGTTCGACTATGCGCGCGTCGTGTATGCGCGCGTGGCGGCTGCGCGGTAA
- a CDS encoding sigma-54 dependent transcriptional regulator — MEPAKRHLIYVTRNASAQLSAQFVQRGWEVDVVANARDVRRAIRGDAAAGGLLDLACGFDGQEIDALEPCLMLPSIGWVAATVPGQLQDGALRRLVRDYCFDYVTMPDEARRIVDSVGHAYGMVVLSDAEDEQSARVGEGEMIGSCEAMRALFRAIRKVAMTDAPVFVSGESGTGKELSALAIHERSPRRHAPFVAINCGAIPPHLLQSELFGYERGAFTGANQRKIGRIEAAHGGTLFLDEIGDLPLESQASLLRFLQEGKIERLGGHDTIPVDVRIISATHVDMHRAMMESRFRGDLYHRLCVLQIDEPPLRARGRDIELLARHMLERYRKDASRRLRGFSADAIAALHNYRWPGNVRELINRVRRAIVMSEGRLITARDLELVEYVEVVPISLAQAREAAERQAIELALLRHRGRLGDAAHELGISRVTLYRLLGAHGMRHVEVHPGSNRMTS, encoded by the coding sequence ATGGAACCCGCTAAACGCCATTTGATTTACGTAACGCGAAACGCCAGCGCGCAATTGAGCGCGCAGTTCGTGCAGCGCGGGTGGGAAGTCGACGTCGTGGCGAACGCACGCGATGTGCGCCGGGCGATACGCGGCGATGCGGCCGCGGGAGGCCTCCTCGATCTCGCGTGCGGGTTCGATGGGCAGGAGATCGACGCGCTCGAGCCTTGCCTCATGCTGCCGAGCATCGGCTGGGTGGCTGCCACCGTACCCGGGCAGTTGCAGGACGGCGCGCTGCGCCGGCTCGTGCGCGATTACTGTTTCGATTACGTGACGATGCCCGACGAAGCTCGCCGCATCGTCGATTCGGTCGGTCACGCCTATGGCATGGTGGTGTTGTCGGATGCCGAAGACGAACAGTCTGCGCGCGTGGGCGAAGGTGAAATGATCGGCTCGTGCGAGGCGATGCGAGCACTCTTTCGTGCAATCCGCAAAGTCGCGATGACCGACGCGCCCGTGTTCGTCTCGGGCGAGTCGGGCACGGGCAAGGAGTTGAGCGCGCTTGCGATCCACGAGCGTTCGCCCCGTCGCCATGCACCATTCGTCGCCATCAATTGCGGCGCCATTCCCCCGCATCTTTTGCAATCGGAATTGTTCGGCTACGAACGCGGCGCGTTCACCGGCGCGAACCAGCGCAAGATCGGCCGTATCGAAGCGGCTCACGGTGGTACGCTTTTTCTCGATGAGATCGGCGACCTGCCGCTCGAAAGCCAGGCGAGCCTGCTGCGCTTTCTTCAGGAGGGCAAGATCGAACGGCTCGGCGGCCATGACACGATTCCTGTCGACGTGCGTATCATTTCGGCGACGCACGTGGACATGCATCGCGCCATGATGGAAAGCCGGTTCCGCGGGGATCTCTATCATCGGCTGTGCGTTCTGCAGATCGACGAGCCACCGCTGCGGGCGCGGGGCAGGGATATCGAGCTGCTCGCGCGCCATATGCTCGAACGTTACCGCAAGGATGCGAGCCGCCGCTTGCGCGGCTTTTCGGCCGATGCGATCGCCGCCCTGCACAACTACCGCTGGCCAGGAAACGTGCGCGAGCTGATCAACCGTGTGCGTCGTGCGATCGTCATGTCGGAAGGCCGGCTCATCACGGCGCGCGACCTCGAACTCGTGGAATATGTCGAAGTCGTTCCTATCTCGCTCGCGCAGGCTCGCGAGGCTGCCGAACGGCAGGCGATCGAGCTGGCCTTGCTGCGCCATCGAGGGCGCCTCGGCGATGCGGCGCACGAACTCGGTATATCGCGCGTGACCCTCTATCGGCTGCTCGGCGCGCACGGCATGCGCCACGTCGAGGTGCATCCGGGCTCGAATCGCATGACGAGTTGA
- a CDS encoding sigma-54 dependent transcriptional regulator — protein MSNRASAEGTGSAPPLLRRVAQAGTTRERQEGHARARRFRPSSEARSRGDIVRDTIHLTNIGPSGAGTSLDGAARTQAGRYAETDSTRKRALVYAARIPDDTLIEHLTSRGWHVSVACSPGDAARIARPENPYAGIVDLTRFNARDLASLESSLRQQQIGWIALASPERLAEPDVRRLIRHYCFDYVKTPVSYQTVDYLAGHAFGMVTLGDFDVVSCIATAGDDEMVGTCEAMQQLFRTIRKVANTDAAVFISGESGTGKELTALALHERSPRRKAPFVAINCGAIPHHLLQSELFGYERGAFTGASQRKIGRVEAANGGTLFLDEIGDLPLESQASLLRFLQEGKIERLGGRESVAVNVRVISATHVDLEAAMREGRFRADLFHRLCVLRIDEPPLRARGKDIEILAHHVLHRFKADSTRKIRGFAPSAVEAMHSYGWPGNVRELINRVRRAIVMAEGKLISADDLGLTQFTDQQTTTLAQARDAAEKRAIEAALLRHRHRLNEAAADLGISRVTLYRLMSAHGLRSGNGNEQEKAGAAGTHDDERD, from the coding sequence CTGTCGAATCGAGCATCTGCCGAAGGTACGGGAAGCGCGCCGCCCCTTTTGCGCCGTGTGGCCCAGGCCGGTACGACGCGGGAGCGCCAGGAAGGGCATGCCCGCGCTCGCCGCTTCCGCCCCTCCTCTGAAGCCCGATCGCGAGGAGACATCGTGCGCGACACCATCCATCTGACCAACATCGGGCCTTCGGGGGCTGGCACCTCGCTCGATGGCGCGGCTCGCACGCAAGCAGGCCGCTATGCCGAAACCGACAGCACCCGGAAACGCGCGCTCGTCTATGCGGCGAGAATTCCCGACGATACGCTCATCGAACATCTGACAAGCCGTGGCTGGCATGTCTCGGTTGCGTGCTCGCCCGGCGACGCCGCGCGGATCGCCCGCCCCGAGAACCCCTATGCCGGCATCGTCGACCTGACGCGGTTCAACGCGCGCGACCTCGCCTCGCTCGAATCGAGCCTGCGGCAACAACAGATCGGCTGGATCGCGCTCGCGAGCCCCGAACGGCTCGCCGAGCCCGATGTGCGGCGGCTGATCCGTCATTACTGCTTCGACTATGTGAAGACGCCCGTCTCCTATCAGACCGTCGACTATCTTGCGGGGCATGCCTTCGGCATGGTGACGCTGGGCGATTTCGACGTGGTGTCCTGCATCGCGACGGCCGGCGACGACGAAATGGTCGGCACCTGCGAAGCCATGCAGCAGCTTTTTCGCACCATCCGCAAGGTCGCGAATACGGATGCCGCCGTCTTCATCTCGGGCGAATCGGGTACCGGCAAGGAGCTGACGGCGCTCGCGCTTCACGAACGCTCGCCGAGGCGCAAAGCGCCTTTCGTTGCCATCAACTGCGGCGCCATCCCTCACCACCTGCTCCAGTCCGAGCTCTTCGGCTATGAGCGCGGCGCCTTCACTGGCGCAAGCCAGCGCAAGATCGGGCGCGTGGAGGCGGCCAATGGTGGCACGCTTTTTCTCGACGAAATCGGCGATCTGCCGCTCGAGAGCCAGGCGAGTCTGCTGCGCTTTCTCCAGGAGGGCAAGATCGAGCGGCTCGGCGGACGCGAGTCGGTTGCGGTGAATGTACGTGTGATCTCCGCCACGCACGTCGATCTCGAGGCCGCGATGCGCGAAGGGCGCTTCCGTGCCGACCTGTTCCATCGCCTGTGCGTACTTCGCATCGACGAGCCGCCGCTGCGCGCCCGCGGCAAGGACATCGAGATCCTGGCGCATCATGTCCTGCATCGGTTCAAGGCCGACAGCACGCGCAAGATCCGCGGCTTCGCGCCATCGGCCGTGGAGGCGATGCACAGCTACGGCTGGCCCGGCAATGTGCGCGAACTGATCAACCGCGTGAGGCGCGCGATCGTGATGGCCGAAGGCAAGCTGATCTCGGCCGACGACCTCGGGCTGACGCAATTCACCGACCAGCAGACGACAACGCTCGCGCAGGCGCGCGACGCTGCGGAAAAACGCGCCATCGAAGCGGCGTTGCTGCGCCACCGTCACCGGCTCAACGAAGCGGCAGCGGATCTCGGCATTTCGCGCGTGACGCTGTATCGGCTCATGAGCGCTCACGGGCTGCGCTCGGGCAATGGAAACGAGCAAGAGAAGGCCGGCGCGGCGGGGACACACGACGACGAACGCGACTGA
- a CDS encoding DUF6600 domain-containing protein, with amino-acid sequence MTKRTTSPLVTFRRLTSCVLAASAPFVLPPSPALAQSAPPLGARAATQGGDPPGRVARLNYMAGTVTTEPAGASDWSYASVNRPLTTGDQLWNDANARSELHIGSTAVRLGSSTSLDILNLDDANAQLKVTQGMLSTHVHDLAPGSSYEIDTPNAALAVTRPGDYRIDVSPDGGSTTVTVRRGALTAYGDNGQMPLEAGQQITFSGTSLQVAANDQVPAPDGFDQWAESRDAAAERSVSARYVSREMPGYEDLDANGSWSDDPQYGAVWIPRAVPVGWAPYHNGHWAWIPPWGWTWVDDAPWGFAPYHYGRWAYVGSSWCWVPGPVVSAPPVYAPALVAFVGGSGGGLSWSVGLTIGGAPSPGVAWFPLGPGEAWRPSYGGWSPRYYERVNQTVIVNQTNVNINNIHNTYVNYRAPGAVTAVPATAFVRGRPVAHFAQRVDPAQWHNARINPGAPGIAPVRESYRPGLRPAGYRPPGPLAQRPVVATHAPGVPAVYRDPLAQHLAQTGGQVPGAGRPVAHMTPPAGIAAQMAPRAGNAEAARNVRVVARQSPVVAPGQRQTAGEPGAQGGRGSFYPGGEPQAPRGGLPGAQTRTPGNGVPRPPAAARSEPGAMGGAGPAAAAPRPQPAWTQPHTPMAQQPHGMTGRVDGAPTRAAQGPRAQAPMQPQAERVPQPGMQPTARVPQPGYRESAGPGGSESRVAPRQMGQIPQSRAEEPRVQAQAKARPEPMPQQPGPRVEQPQVQPRFEQPHVQPQPQPHFEQPRPQPQPQPHFEQPRPQPQPQPHFEQPRPQPQPQPHFEQPRPQPQPQPHFEQPRPQPQPQHPQAQAREPHHQG; translated from the coding sequence ATGACAAAGCGGACAACTTCCCCCCTCGTCACCTTTCGCCGCCTGACGAGCTGCGTGCTCGCCGCGAGCGCGCCGTTCGTGCTGCCTCCAAGCCCCGCGCTCGCGCAAAGCGCACCGCCGCTCGGCGCACGCGCAGCTACGCAGGGCGGCGATCCCCCCGGCCGCGTCGCGCGACTCAACTACATGGCCGGGACGGTCACGACCGAGCCCGCCGGCGCAAGCGATTGGTCGTACGCATCGGTGAATCGGCCACTGACCACGGGCGATCAGCTCTGGAACGACGCGAATGCCCGCTCCGAACTTCATATCGGCTCGACGGCGGTACGTCTCGGCTCCTCGACGAGCCTCGACATCCTGAATCTCGACGATGCGAACGCTCAGTTGAAAGTAACGCAAGGCATGCTTTCGACGCACGTGCACGACCTGGCGCCAGGTTCATCGTATGAGATCGATACACCGAACGCCGCGCTGGCGGTCACACGGCCGGGCGACTATCGCATCGACGTCTCGCCCGATGGCGGCTCGACAACAGTGACCGTGCGACGCGGGGCCCTGACCGCCTACGGTGACAACGGGCAGATGCCGCTGGAAGCGGGACAGCAGATTACGTTTTCCGGCACGAGCCTGCAAGTCGCGGCGAACGATCAGGTGCCCGCGCCCGACGGGTTCGACCAATGGGCCGAGAGCCGCGATGCCGCAGCCGAGCGATCGGTCTCCGCGCGCTACGTGTCGCGCGAAATGCCGGGTTACGAAGATCTCGATGCGAACGGCTCCTGGAGCGACGATCCGCAGTACGGCGCCGTTTGGATTCCGCGCGCGGTGCCGGTGGGGTGGGCGCCCTATCACAACGGCCACTGGGCCTGGATTCCACCGTGGGGATGGACTTGGGTCGACGATGCGCCGTGGGGCTTCGCGCCCTATCACTATGGCCGTTGGGCATATGTCGGCTCGTCCTGGTGCTGGGTGCCCGGCCCCGTCGTCAGTGCACCGCCGGTCTACGCGCCCGCGCTCGTCGCCTTCGTGGGCGGCTCGGGGGGCGGGCTCAGTTGGAGCGTCGGGCTCACGATCGGCGGTGCACCTTCACCGGGTGTCGCCTGGTTTCCGCTCGGTCCAGGCGAAGCCTGGCGTCCGAGCTATGGCGGATGGAGCCCGCGCTATTACGAGCGCGTGAATCAGACAGTCATCGTCAACCAGACCAATGTCAACATCAACAACATCCACAACACGTATGTGAACTATCGCGCACCGGGCGCCGTGACCGCCGTGCCCGCCACGGCCTTCGTGCGGGGCCGTCCGGTTGCCCACTTTGCCCAGCGGGTGGACCCGGCGCAGTGGCACAACGCGCGCATCAATCCGGGGGCGCCCGGCATCGCGCCTGTGCGCGAGAGCTACAGACCGGGCTTGCGCCCGGCCGGCTATCGTCCGCCCGGCCCGCTCGCACAACGGCCGGTAGTCGCCACCCATGCCCCGGGCGTGCCGGCCGTCTATCGCGACCCGCTCGCTCAGCACCTCGCGCAAACGGGCGGGCAGGTGCCGGGAGCCGGCCGTCCCGTGGCACATATGACCCCGCCGGCCGGCATTGCGGCCCAGATGGCGCCGCGCGCCGGCAATGCCGAAGCAGCACGCAACGTAAGGGTCGTCGCGCGGCAATCGCCCGTCGTCGCGCCGGGCCAGCGGCAGACAGCCGGGGAGCCCGGCGCGCAAGGCGGGCGGGGGAGTTTCTATCCGGGCGGCGAGCCGCAGGCACCCCGTGGCGGACTGCCCGGCGCTCAAACGCGCACGCCTGGCAACGGCGTGCCGCGACCGCCGGCGGCTGCCCGCAGCGAGCCGGGCGCCATGGGCGGTGCGGGCCCCGCAGCGGCGGCACCACGCCCACAGCCGGCGTGGACGCAACCCCATACGCCGATGGCGCAGCAACCGCATGGAATGACGGGCCGTGTGGACGGGGCACCAACCCGTGCCGCGCAGGGCCCACGGGCGCAGGCACCCATGCAGCCTCAGGCAGAGCGCGTACCGCAACCGGGTATGCAACCGACGGCACGCGTGCCGCAGCCCGGATACCGCGAATCGGCGGGGCCAGGCGGCAGCGAGTCACGCGTCGCCCCGCGGCAGATGGGACAGATCCCGCAATCGCGCGCGGAGGAACCCCGGGTACAGGCTCAAGCGAAAGCGCGCCCTGAGCCAATGCCGCAGCAGCCTGGCCCCCGCGTCGAGCAGCCCCAGGTTCAGCCCCGCTTCGAGCAGCCACACGTGCAACCCCAGCCGCAACCGCATTTCGAACAGCCGCGTCCGCAACCCCAGCCGCAGCCGCACTTCGAACAGCCGCGTCCGCAACCCCAGCCGCAGCCGCATTTCGAACAGCCGCGTCCGCAACCCCAGCCGCAGCCGCACTTCGAACAGCCGCGTCCGCAACCCCAGCCGCAGCCGCACTTCGAACAGCCGCGTCCGCAACCCCAGCCCCAGCACCCGCAGGCACAAGCGCGCGAACCGCACCACCAAGGTTGA